The following proteins come from a genomic window of Myroides odoratus DSM 2801:
- a CDS encoding biotin--[acetyl-CoA-carboxylase] ligase, with the protein MNIIKLDAIASTNAYLREMLTNCDLENFTTIVTENQFAGKGQRGTSWISEAGSNLTFSVLMKSEPDSLQGVFDLNVMIALSVASTLKKITNLPFFIKWPNDILSANKKISGILIENIIKAKGEIFSIVGIGINVNQRYFPEMSKASSLALLAGEQFDKDIILHALLSELREGYDALQQGNADALWEAYKTHLFRKDKISAFETPNGARFNGIIRDVTPYGKLVVETENQGELAFGLKEIQLLY; encoded by the coding sequence ATGAATATCATCAAACTCGATGCCATTGCATCCACAAACGCCTATTTAAGAGAGATGTTAACAAATTGCGATTTGGAAAACTTCACGACAATTGTCACGGAAAATCAATTCGCAGGCAAAGGACAAAGAGGAACAAGTTGGATTTCGGAAGCGGGTAGTAATCTGACTTTTAGTGTGTTGATGAAGAGTGAGCCTGATAGTCTTCAAGGGGTTTTTGATCTGAATGTGATGATTGCATTGAGCGTTGCAAGCACCTTGAAAAAAATAACAAATCTGCCATTTTTTATCAAATGGCCGAATGACATTTTGTCTGCAAATAAGAAAATTAGTGGCATATTGATCGAAAATATCATCAAAGCTAAGGGTGAAATATTTTCAATTGTGGGAATTGGTATTAATGTCAATCAACGCTATTTTCCAGAGATGAGTAAGGCTAGTTCTTTAGCATTACTAGCAGGAGAGCAATTTGATAAGGATATAATATTACACGCGTTACTTTCGGAATTAAGAGAGGGGTATGATGCTTTGCAACAAGGGAATGCAGATGCCTTATGGGAAGCGTATAAAACCCATCTGTTTCGAAAAGATAAGATTTCTGCTTTTGAAACCCCAAATGGAGCGCGTTTCAATGGGATAATTCGAGATGTAACGCCTTATGGGAAATTAGTCGTTGAGACGGAAAATCAAGGAGAATTAGCCTTTGGACTGAAGGAAATTCAATTGTTGTATTAG